The following are from one region of the Nostoc cf. commune SO-36 genome:
- a CDS encoding CPBP family glutamic-type intramembrane protease translates to MLIQINLMVFKKLFVFPNKYIDKRNFAPSSSQQIEQSPAGEDGWYIYGAADAKGVFTVVALAPRSLLQIQPRQIITGDELGINYIQEVNWQNTERNKGKFNTVLLKPVETQNSLNQSISKWQEGNKAIVLHLFGGIGGRKAETLGVPYTITGHFAFGIAEVVRDEFTKELRFETKYYQIYAHNPDGIIAGTHTWADYMGNLQRGWLATRPVSDILIKFDPVTQDYDFDGVKLSPLKQFQQQLQITMARYRVGDGTGGAMVSPATSCIQDSSQALYAAILAIKNQVATTPKIQAWVRANPNHPQTLRFQQLVELGKSLERQLAPLGIVRADWQSQAGILAGTGIGKTTKPFQDISIWAGLTTWRTIMPRLAHDDLAAIFLKHGATMQVLRTNQVGGWQPNITPIAPTVLLGQIKIPFTNISPLSILLNRTFASLAVPTLKDWLVSVVLLIIYSIIALPYGWKLGFLQMEIWSVSWIDKCLLILRCLFLPAILEELLFRVFLLPHPSEITNWFQWSLWAIVSLLLFVLYHPLNAKTFFKAGIPTFYNYVFLVLAAFLGIVCTIAYTLTGSLFVIVLIHWVVVVVWLIVFGGITKLNNNQKIYNTKI, encoded by the coding sequence ATGCTAATTCAAATAAATTTGATGGTCTTCAAGAAACTATTCGTATTCCCCAACAAGTACATAGATAAGCGAAATTTTGCTCCTTCAAGTTCGCAGCAAATCGAACAATCACCTGCGGGTGAGGATGGGTGGTATATTTATGGCGCTGCCGATGCAAAGGGCGTATTTACGGTAGTAGCACTTGCACCTCGTTCTCTGCTGCAAATTCAACCCCGTCAAATCATTACTGGTGATGAATTAGGAATAAATTACATCCAAGAAGTAAATTGGCAAAATACCGAGAGAAATAAAGGTAAATTCAATACTGTATTATTAAAACCTGTAGAAACACAAAATTCACTTAATCAATCTATATCAAAATGGCAAGAAGGCAATAAAGCTATTGTATTACACCTATTTGGTGGAATTGGCGGACGTAAAGCTGAAACATTGGGAGTACCTTATACTATTACTGGACATTTTGCTTTTGGAATTGCAGAAGTTGTCCGCGATGAGTTTACTAAGGAATTGCGCTTCGAGACTAAATACTACCAAATTTATGCCCATAACCCTGATGGAATTATTGCCGGGACGCATACATGGGCTGATTATATGGGTAATTTGCAACGTGGTTGGCTGGCAACGCGTCCAGTATCAGATATTCTGATCAAATTCGACCCTGTAACGCAGGATTATGATTTTGATGGTGTTAAACTTTCCCCTTTAAAGCAATTCCAGCAACAATTACAAATAACAATGGCACGTTATCGGGTTGGTGATGGAACTGGTGGCGCAATGGTATCACCTGCTACCTCATGTATCCAAGACTCAAGCCAAGCGCTTTATGCGGCGATACTGGCAATTAAAAACCAAGTTGCTACAACTCCTAAAATTCAAGCTTGGGTACGCGCAAACCCTAATCACCCGCAAACATTACGCTTTCAGCAGCTAGTTGAATTAGGTAAATCTTTAGAACGACAATTAGCACCCTTGGGTATAGTTCGCGCTGATTGGCAAAGTCAAGCAGGGATACTCGCAGGTACGGGCATAGGAAAAACCACGAAACCATTTCAAGATATTAGTATTTGGGCTGGTTTGACAACATGGCGAACAATTATGCCTAGACTTGCACATGACGACCTCGCTGCAATATTTTTAAAACATGGTGCAACTATGCAAGTGTTGCGAACTAATCAAGTAGGTGGTTGGCAACCCAATATTACACCCATTGCACCAACAGTACTTTTGGGACAAATCAAAATTCCCTTTACTAATATTTCACCACTTTCAATTCTTTTAAATCGGACTTTCGCATCCTTAGCAGTTCCGACGCTAAAAGATTGGTTAGTTAGTGTTGTATTGCTAATAATTTATAGTATTATCGCTCTACCTTATGGTTGGAAATTGGGATTTTTACAGATGGAGATTTGGTCTGTAAGTTGGATTGATAAATGCTTGTTAATATTGCGTTGCTTATTTTTACCTGCAATTCTGGAAGAACTCTTATTTCGCGTTTTTTTGCTTCCTCATCCTAGTGAAATCACCAATTGGTTCCAATGGTCTTTGTGGGCAATAGTGAGTTTATTATTATTTGTTTTGTATCATCCATTGAATGCTAAAACATTTTTTAAAGCTGGAATCCCCACATTTTATAATTATGTTTTTCTTGTTTTAGCTGCATTTTTAGGAATTGTCTGTACTATTGCATATACCCTAACAGGATCTTTGTTTGTAATAGTTTTAATTCACTGGGTTGTTGTAGTAGTTTGGTTAATTGTTTTTGGAGGAATCACAAAATTAAATAATAATCAAAAAATTTATAACACGAAGATTTAA
- a CDS encoding GDYXXLXY domain-containing protein: MTNSSSESKNKPLSPEAEFSSKVTFRDYLIASEQKSNKSLPFWRLLAPLALQTGLIMAVPAQAVYTDVTGKTVILQTVPVDPNNVLNGNTLALDYNISRTSNLSRLPGWQTLVSKGRGSGRRLPEGTNIYVTLQEQLSTGRGVPRAWRPLRVSSDRPTTLRANQAALKGVYQDGSVNYGLETYYIPENQRQQIRSDLQTQRARRGQVPPIVVKAKVDPQGKAVPVSMWVRDRNYRF; the protein is encoded by the coding sequence ATGACTAATAGTTCTTCTGAATCTAAAAATAAACCCTTGTCTCCCGAAGCTGAATTCTCCAGTAAGGTGACTTTTCGGGATTACTTGATTGCTAGTGAACAAAAATCGAATAAGTCCTTACCTTTTTGGCGGTTACTAGCTCCCCTGGCGCTGCAAACAGGGCTAATTATGGCAGTACCAGCCCAAGCGGTTTATACAGATGTCACAGGTAAAACGGTGATTTTGCAAACCGTACCTGTAGACCCTAACAATGTGCTAAACGGTAACACCTTAGCGTTAGATTACAATATATCCCGTACCTCAAATTTGAGCAGACTACCTGGTTGGCAAACATTAGTCAGCAAAGGTCGTGGAAGTGGCAGAAGATTGCCTGAAGGAACTAACATCTACGTGACTTTGCAAGAGCAACTATCCACTGGTCGCGGTGTTCCTAGAGCTTGGAGACCGTTACGAGTAAGTAGCGATCGCCCCACTACTCTAAGAGCCAATCAGGCAGCCTTAAAAGGTGTTTATCAAGATGGCTCTGTTAACTACGGCTTAGAAACATATTACATCCCAGAAAACCAACGGCAGCAAATTAGGAGCGACTTACAAACCCAACGCGCCCGTAGAGGACAAGTACCGCCCATTGTAGTTAAGGCGAAAGTAGATCCTCAAGGTAAAGCAGTACCAGTTAGTATGTGGGTGCGCGATCGCAACTATCGCTTTTAA
- a CDS encoding DUF2157 domain-containing protein → MVEIGYWTGLEDLWYASGELTWSRLVVQHLPLLAWLVFVPLAYFCRSRWIFGLAAFVFASSLQANLNPLPLLNYADIAPWVASFAFALPPALFWSYDDLLFPTINYRLFQSLARNLALVSFGIVFYVLSFSWVWESPNYGYNQPTNVTNLFQSLPIIDLGILSGLAVLQWLFLLRQRNNPPRREVIFTTAVIGTFLAFIAVVPFWHQTISRIDELGVFIFNVLLATLAWGLIQEGLKLGNRSSFWGGMLLVTLQIISRVQEYDTDLLFKSLVFILCGSALISAGLWFERRLPGGSSTSKK, encoded by the coding sequence TTGGTGGAAATCGGCTATTGGACTGGACTAGAAGACTTGTGGTACGCTTCAGGTGAGCTAACTTGGTCGCGGTTAGTGGTACAGCATCTACCTTTGTTAGCATGGCTAGTGTTTGTGCCCTTAGCCTACTTCTGTCGATCGCGTTGGATTTTTGGTCTAGCAGCCTTTGTTTTTGCTAGTTCCCTACAAGCCAACCTTAATCCTCTACCACTGCTGAATTATGCTGATATAGCCCCTTGGGTGGCATCTTTTGCTTTTGCACTCCCACCTGCATTATTCTGGAGTTATGATGATCTGCTATTTCCAACCATAAATTACAGGTTGTTTCAATCTCTGGCCCGTAATTTAGCCTTGGTTAGCTTTGGCATTGTCTTTTACGTTCTATCTTTTAGTTGGGTCTGGGAATCTCCAAATTATGGCTATAATCAGCCAACGAATGTGACTAACTTATTCCAGTCTCTGCCGATCATCGATTTAGGGATTCTCAGTGGTTTGGCGGTATTGCAATGGTTGTTTCTACTGCGTCAAAGGAATAACCCTCCACGCCGCGAAGTGATTTTCACGACTGCTGTTATTGGTACTTTTCTTGCCTTTATTGCCGTAGTACCTTTTTGGCATCAAACTATCAGCCGCATTGATGAACTTGGTGTTTTTATTTTCAATGTACTTCTAGCAACATTAGCCTGGGGACTAATTCAAGAAGGATTGAAATTAGGCAACAGAAGTTCCTTTTGGGGCGGTATGCTGTTAGTAACACTGCAAATTATCAGTCGAGTGCAAGAGTACGATACTGATTTACTTTTCAAGTCCCTAGTCTTTATTTTGTGCGGTTCTGCTTTAATTAGCGCTGGACTCTGGTTTGAACGCCGCTTACCTGGTGGTAGCTCTACAAGTAAAAAGTAG